Part of the Candidatus Methylomirabilota bacterium genome, GTCGATCACGGTCCGCTTCCCTCCGGAGAACTTGACGCGCGCGCCCTTCGAGCTCGGGTGGAGCCCCTCGGCCGCGAGCAGCACGCCGGCTTTCACCAGCTCCTCGTTGTACTTCCCCATCTCGGTAAGGAGCTTCTCATCCGGGAGAAGGCCCGCCTCCGTGTTCTTGTCAGCTTTGACCAGCACCATGAATCGCATCGTAGTGTCTCCTTTCTCTCAGCGCTCAGTCGTCGATCGCCTGGTAGGCCGAGGTCCAGAAATCGAGACAGACATCCGGAGGACTGGGGGAAGTCCAGGCGTGCTGGGTCATCAGGATCCCGACCATCTCCTCCTTGGGGTCCGAACGCCACGACGTACCCAGGCCGCCGTCCCAGCCGAACTGTCCGGGAACCGCGGCCACGGCGTCACGCCGAGTGACCATGGACACGCCGAACCCCCAACCGTGGCTGTCAAAGTAGCCGGCGACCAACGCGGACACTGCCTTCTGCTCGGGTGTCAGCTGATCGGTCGTCATGGTCTCGACCGAAGGCCTGGACAGGATGCGCTCGCTGCCGTGTTTGCCCTTGCCGAGCATCATCTGACCGAAGGCCAGGTAGTCGTCGATGGTCGAAACCAGCCCCGCGCCGCCGGACGGGAATGCGGGCGGGCGGCTCCATTGGCCACCCTCGGCCTCGTCATAGAGCCCGAGCGCCCCGGTTTCGGGATTCGTCCAGTAGCTGGTCGCGAGCCGGTCCAGCTTGGTCGCGGGCACGCTGAAGCCCGTGTCCTTCATGCCGAGCGGCTCGAAGAGCCGTTCGCGCAAGAACGTCTCGAGCGCCTGGCCCGAGGCGCGCGCGATCAGCACGCCCAGCACGTCGGACCCCGTGTGGTACATCCACTTCTCGCCCGGCTGGTGCATCAGCGGCAGCGTCCCCAGGCGGCGGATCCACTCGTCCGGCGCAGGCGTCGTCGCCGGACTTGGCGGCCCCTGGCCGAGGAGCTGCTCGCTCATGGCCTTCTGGATCGGCGTCGCGTCTGTTGGGGCCATGACGATGCCGAAGCCCATGCGGAAGGTCAGCAGGTCGCGCACGGTGATCGGCCGGTGCGCGGGCACGGTGTCGTCGAGCGGTCCGTCGAACCGCTTCATGACCTTGCGGTCGGCCAGCTCGGGCAGCAGCCGATCAACCGGCTCGTCCAGCCGCAGCTTGCATTCCTCCACCAGGATCATCGTCGCCGCGGCCGTGATCGGCTTGGTCATCGAGGAGATGCGGAAGATCGTGTCGCGCCCGATCGGGTCGCGACCGCCGACCGCCTTCAGACCGATCGCATCGACGTGCACCTCGCCCCGCCGGCTGACCAGCGTGACAAGGCCGGGCACGCCACCGCGCTCGACATGGCCGGCCATGACGTCGTGCATGCGGCCGAGCCGCGCCTTGGACAGTCCTCCGGTGCTCATCAAGTGTTCCGGGGGTCTGTCAGCTCGTGCGGTTGAACTGCAGGAGCTGGACCATGTTGCCTTCGGGATCCTTCAAGGTGGCGATCCATAGGTTGCCGTAGTCCTTCGGATCCTCGACGAACTCCACCCCGGCGCCCTTCAATCGCTTCCAGTCCGCCGTGATGTCGTCGGTCATGAGGCCGACCATATGGCGCGCCGGGTCGGCATTGCGGCCGTGGACCTCGCTGTG contains:
- a CDS encoding VOC family protein, yielding MIKGLSGATIWSEDLNKLLPFYREVLGLTVRLETPAFVVFGEAGTPALALGTHSEVHGRNADPARHMVGLMTDDITADWKRLKGAGVEFVEDPKDYGNLWIATLKDPEGNMVQLLQFNRTS
- a CDS encoding serine hydrolase domain-containing protein, producing MSTGGLSKARLGRMHDVMAGHVERGGVPGLVTLVSRRGEVHVDAIGLKAVGGRDPIGRDTIFRISSMTKPITAAATMILVEECKLRLDEPVDRLLPELADRKVMKRFDGPLDDTVPAHRPITVRDLLTFRMGFGIVMAPTDATPIQKAMSEQLLGQGPPSPATTPAPDEWIRRLGTLPLMHQPGEKWMYHTGSDVLGVLIARASGQALETFLRERLFEPLGMKDTGFSVPATKLDRLATSYWTNPETGALGLYDEAEGGQWSRPPAFPSGGAGLVSTIDDYLAFGQMMLGKGKHGSERILSRPSVETMTTDQLTPEQKAVSALVAGYFDSHGWGFGVSMVTRRDAVAAVPGQFGWDGGLGTSWRSDPKEEMVGILMTQHAWTSPSPPDVCLDFWTSAYQAIDD